A segment of the Spirochaetota bacterium genome:
ATCATTTTTTAAGGACGGGCAAAACCTGAAACTGCTGGACGACCTCGCGCGGGCGGGGATGAGGATTACCGACGAGCCGGCGGGCCCCGAGGGCAGGGCGGGGATTGCGGGTAAGACCTTCGTGATCACGGGAACGCTTGCGCACCTCTCCAGGGAAGAGGCGGAGGCCCTCGTGGAGAAGCTCGGGGGAAGGGCAGCCGGCTCGGTGAGCCGTAAAACGGACTTCGTAGTGGCAGGGGAAAACGCCGGTTCCAAACTCAAGAAAGCACGCGAGCTGGGAATAACCATTCTTGACGAGACTGAATTCCTGAAGATTATGGGGGAAGCTGAATGAACGCGCTGCGCAATTCGAAAATAGGAGCCGCTATCGTGAAACGCTATTATCTGCTGACCTGCGCGCTCATGTGGCTTTCCTTTCCCACGTACGACGTCTGGTTCCTGAAAGCATTCCCGGCCTTCGCGTGGTTCGCGTTCGTACCGCTCATTGTATACGTGAGGGACCGGGAACCGCGGGAGGTATTTCGCGCATCGCTCGTCACGGGAATTTTCGGGATCACGCTTCTTTACAATTGGATCGGGCAGTTCGGCAGTAAGGTGCCGGGCGGGTACATCGTCATCCTTTCGGTGCTTATGCCGGTGCTGGCGCTCATTTTCACATCGAAGATATGGCTGGCCGAAATGCTCGCGCGGCGCTTTCCCGCGCTCAGGTGGGCCATCCTCCCCGCGCTGTGGGTTGTCGTCGACGGCATCCAGTCCGTCGGCCACCTCGCGTTTCCCTGGACCTACTGGGGGCATTCCCAGTATACTTTTACATCCTTCATCCAAATTTCAGCAGTGACCGGGATATTCGGGATAACCTTCCTGGTTATCGCCGCGAATACGGCAATCGCCGACCTGGTGACGGTCCTGGGAAAACACGGATGGCGGTTCCGCGAACAGGTCAGGAGCGCCGAATATGTCTGCGTCGCCGTCATAGCCGCAATCGTCCTCCTGTCCTGCGCATGGGGGGCATTGCGGGTGCATGTGCCCGGCGACGGGGACCGCGACAAAATCCGCGTAGCCATGGTACAAACCTGCATAGATCCATGGGAGGAATGGCACCTGAACCGGTTCGATTACCTCCGCGAATTGAAGCGCTGGAGCATGCGCGCGATCGAAGAGAAGCCGGACCTGCTCGTCTGGTCCGAATCCGCGACGCTTGAGCTCATCTCCTACAACTTCGCGATGAACCGGTTGAACCCGTTCGAAAAGGAAGTGCTCTCCCTTGCGAAGAAATCGGGCACGCCGCTCGTGACCGGGGAGATCGGCGTCCTTGACGACGTGGTAAACCGCACCATGCACTTCCAGAACAATGCGGCGCTCATCGGCGCGGAAGGGACCGTCCTCCAGACCTATTCAAAGATTCACCTTGTCCCGTTCGGCGAGTGGTTTCCCTACGAGGCCCTCTTTCCCTGGATAAAACAGATTTCAAATGACTTCGGCGGTTCCAATTTCGTGCCGGGCTACGCGCCTGTGGTGTTTGGCGCCGTTGGAAAGAAATTCGCGCCGCTCATCTGTTACGAGGGGATATTTTTCCGGCTGTGCAGGGAATACCGCAGGCGGGGGGCGGATTTCTTTGTGAATATAATCAACCTGGGCTGGACGGACACCTACCGCGGACACATGCAGGGATTCGCCTGCGCGACATTCAGATCGGTCGAGAACGGTATCTGGTTCGTGAGCGCGGGCAACTCCGGGCTTACCGCCGTCGTGGACCCCTTCGGGCGTATCACCGCCTCCATACCCCTCATGGAACCCGGATTCCTGGTCGCCGATATGGATTTTTCCATGAACCGCGATACAATGTACTCCCGGGTGGGAGACATCGTGCTTTACTTGTCCCTGTTATTGATAGTGCTGCTTCTTGCCCTGGTGTGCGTTCAAAGATTACGTGCGCGGGGCTCCGCGTGAAGCTCATCTACCTGACCGATATTCACGGCGCCTTCGAGCACGTGATGCAGCTCCTCGCCGAGACGGTCGCGGATGTCTACGTGGTCTCCGGCGATCTTATCGACATTCCCTTCTACAACATGGACAGCGCCATCCGCTACCACGAGCTTCAGAGCTTTTTCCACGGGCTCCGACGGCGCATGGACAGGGAACAGACGCTCATCGAGGATTTTGTCGACGAGCTCCTCGAGAAGCCGGACGTCACCGACGAGGTGCAATCCAAGGGGTCCCGCTACCAGCAGTATACGATTCGCGCAAGGCGGGTCATGCAACAGAAGTACAAGGTTCTCGAAAATATTGTGTCATGGAAAAAGGCGCCGGTTTTTTGCCTTCCCGGCAACTACGACATGG
Coding sequences within it:
- the lnt gene encoding apolipoprotein N-acyltransferase; its protein translation is MNALRNSKIGAAIVKRYYLLTCALMWLSFPTYDVWFLKAFPAFAWFAFVPLIVYVRDREPREVFRASLVTGIFGITLLYNWIGQFGSKVPGGYIVILSVLMPVLALIFTSKIWLAEMLARRFPALRWAILPALWVVVDGIQSVGHLAFPWTYWGHSQYTFTSFIQISAVTGIFGITFLVIAANTAIADLVTVLGKHGWRFREQVRSAEYVCVAVIAAIVLLSCAWGALRVHVPGDGDRDKIRVAMVQTCIDPWEEWHLNRFDYLRELKRWSMRAIEEKPDLLVWSESATLELISYNFAMNRLNPFEKEVLSLAKKSGTPLVTGEIGVLDDVVNRTMHFQNNAALIGAEGTVLQTYSKIHLVPFGEWFPYEALFPWIKQISNDFGGSNFVPGYAPVVFGAVGKKFAPLICYEGIFFRLCREYRRRGADFFVNIINLGWTDTYRGHMQGFACATFRSVENGIWFVSAGNSGLTAVVDPFGRITASIPLMEPGFLVADMDFSMNRDTMYSRVGDIVLYLSLLLIVLLLALVCVQRLRARGSA